A part of Halodesulfovibrio marinisediminis DSM 17456 genomic DNA contains:
- a CDS encoding ferredoxin, with protein MGYNVTVDTDKCTGDAECVDVCPVEVFEMQDGKAEPVNADECLGCESCVEVCEADAIVVEEM; from the coding sequence ATGGGTTACAATGTTACCGTTGATACAGACAAATGTACTGGCGACGCAGAATGCGTAGACGTATGTCCAGTTGAAGTTTTCGAAATGCAGGACGGCAAAGCTGAGCCAGTAAACGCAGACGAATGTCTCGGTTGTGAATCCTGTGTTGAAGTTTGTGAAGCTGACGCTATCGTTGTTGAAGAAATGTAA
- a CDS encoding YkgJ family cysteine cluster protein, which yields MKLDFSEFFAQYEALVAEVDSVFNRVADMHGDCINCGSGCSDCCHALFDVSLIEALYINHKFLERYPFGEERSNIIEAANTVDRKIYKRKRQLYRDSMKGSEPRELLEAMAKERVRCPLLNSEDKCTMYDIRPITCRLYGIPTNIGGKAHTCGLSKFEPGKPYPTVSLDVIQDRLAKISLELCKSIKSNYKELPGVFVPVSMALITNYDEEYLGLKEPKKKGA from the coding sequence ATGAAATTGGATTTTTCTGAATTTTTTGCACAATACGAAGCACTTGTTGCTGAAGTGGATTCCGTTTTTAATCGTGTAGCCGACATGCACGGCGACTGTATTAACTGTGGTTCCGGCTGCAGCGACTGTTGCCATGCATTGTTTGATGTAAGCCTGATTGAAGCGTTGTACATAAATCACAAATTTCTTGAACGGTACCCGTTCGGTGAAGAGCGCTCTAATATCATAGAAGCTGCCAACACCGTGGACCGTAAAATTTACAAACGTAAGCGCCAGTTGTACCGCGATTCTATGAAAGGCTCCGAGCCTCGCGAACTGCTTGAAGCGATGGCTAAAGAACGTGTTCGCTGTCCACTGTTGAACAGCGAAGATAAATGTACCATGTACGACATTCGTCCAATTACTTGTCGCTTGTACGGTATTCCTACAAATATTGGTGGCAAAGCACATACTTGTGGACTTTCAAAATTTGAACCGGGCAAACCGTACCCTACCGTATCATTAGACGTTATTCAGGATCGTCTTGCAAAAATTAGCCTCGAGCTGTGCAAGTCAATCAAGTCTAATTACAAAGAATTGCCTGGTGTTTTTGTTCCTGTGTCTATGGCTCTTATTACAAACTATGACGAAGAATATCTTGGTCTTAAAGAACCTAAGAAAAAAGGTGCGTAA
- a CDS encoding tetratricopeptide repeat protein gives MTTKEFASIEEYIAFLHKEIDENPECANHHYNLGVALLSARDWSGAEAAFLECIRNSSRFAEAYIQLGGICMQRNDLEGCMQYNKEAAQCRAKFPVPWANMAFVHLQQGEAEEAIKCAKKALRWDPDFVQAQATIASAHYMLGELDDSEKVSKKAIASYPTFAPAYNNLALVALERGDFDVAIENVDKAIELGFEVDPNFLAELAPHRA, from the coding sequence ATGACGACTAAAGAATTCGCAAGTATCGAAGAATATATTGCATTTTTGCATAAAGAGATTGATGAGAACCCGGAATGTGCAAACCATCACTACAACCTTGGTGTAGCACTTCTTTCCGCTCGTGACTGGAGTGGTGCAGAGGCTGCGTTCCTCGAGTGTATCCGTAACTCCAGCCGTTTTGCAGAAGCTTATATTCAGCTCGGCGGTATCTGCATGCAGCGTAACGACCTTGAAGGTTGCATGCAGTACAACAAAGAAGCAGCACAGTGCCGTGCTAAGTTCCCAGTGCCTTGGGCAAACATGGCATTTGTTCACCTCCAGCAGGGTGAAGCAGAAGAAGCTATTAAGTGTGCTAAAAAAGCTCTTCGCTGGGATCCTGATTTTGTTCAGGCTCAGGCTACTATTGCTTCCGCGCACTACATGCTTGGCGAACTTGATGATAGTGAAAAAGTTTCTAAAAAAGCTATTGCTTCCTACCCTACTTTTGCACCAGCATACAACAACCTCGCTCTTGTAGCTCTTGAGCGTGGCGACTTTGATGTTGCAATCGAAAACGTAGACAAAGCTATCGAGCTCGGCTTCGAAGTTGATCCTAACTTCCTTGCTGAACTTGCTCCGCATCGCGCATAA
- the ftsE gene encoding cell division ATP-binding protein FtsE — translation MLTVTNLSHNFGSYWALKNCTFSLNKGEFLFLTGSSGAGKTTLLRLLYASLPVMRGSATVAGYNLKSLPARKIPDLRRQVSVVFQDFKILPYRTVYQNIAMALEVRGFSKVHIDRRVRAVVRGLGLESRINMMCGELSGGEQQRVAVARSVVVNPKILLADEPTGNLDEELAARMIGIFKQFHMHGTTVVLATHSSDIVRMHPEARQLRLEHGKIVAANWRGAEIFSDSIAEVHS, via the coding sequence TTGCTTACCGTTACAAACTTATCGCATAACTTCGGATCGTACTGGGCATTGAAAAATTGCACTTTTTCATTGAACAAGGGCGAGTTTCTTTTTCTGACAGGATCATCAGGTGCCGGTAAAACTACGTTGTTGCGTCTGTTGTATGCGTCACTTCCGGTTATGCGTGGTAGTGCAACGGTAGCGGGGTATAATTTAAAATCGTTACCCGCTCGAAAAATTCCCGACCTGCGCAGGCAGGTGAGTGTTGTGTTTCAGGATTTCAAGATTCTGCCGTACCGCACCGTTTATCAAAATATCGCTATGGCGCTTGAAGTTCGAGGCTTCAGTAAGGTGCATATTGATAGGCGAGTGCGCGCAGTTGTGCGCGGATTAGGGCTTGAGTCACGCATCAATATGATGTGTGGAGAACTTTCCGGTGGTGAGCAGCAACGTGTTGCTGTTGCCCGTTCTGTTGTGGTGAATCCTAAGATTCTTCTTGCTGATGAACCTACAGGTAACCTCGATGAAGAACTGGCAGCACGCATGATAGGTATTTTTAAACAATTCCACATGCACGGAACAACCGTTGTGCTTGCAACGCACAGCAGCGATATTGTGCGGATGCATCCTGAGGCGCGACAGCTTAGACTGGAGCACGGTAAAATTGTTGCTGCCAACTGGCGCGGGGCTGAGATTTTTTCCGATAGCATTGCGGAGGTACACTCATAA
- a CDS encoding cell division protein FtsX, giving the protein MSVFFKLVGQGFRDVALHPWAQLMTLLAVTFITFLAGLMLLGVGNLDNELRVTRGEIAFQLYWKEDASSRQVKAAWDTLRGMDGVMEVLTYTPEEALKDLSSTFPKGNSGLLLADNSPLPYTAVIKFAHRSGDLSRWKNTTLAELQRLPEVETVRSSSLKDEVSRAWQKFSSSVTVPVLVFLVLILSIAVGNTMKLSLISRQDEIEILKLVGAKNWYIRTPLLVGGALLGSVGGMLGILGLYATWWNLKDTFNFAPLHWELQFLPVDQALLLVLIPMCVGCISSWVAVRN; this is encoded by the coding sequence ATGTCTGTATTCTTCAAGCTTGTCGGACAAGGTTTTCGCGATGTAGCTCTGCACCCTTGGGCGCAGTTGATGACGTTGCTTGCTGTTACGTTCATCACATTTCTTGCTGGGCTCATGCTGCTCGGTGTTGGGAATTTGGATAACGAGTTACGGGTAACGCGTGGTGAAATTGCTTTCCAGCTGTATTGGAAAGAAGATGCTTCTTCTAGGCAGGTTAAAGCAGCCTGGGATACTCTGCGTGGTATGGATGGCGTGATGGAGGTTCTTACCTACACGCCGGAGGAAGCTCTGAAAGACTTAAGCTCCACCTTCCCGAAAGGGAATTCCGGCTTGCTTCTGGCAGACAACAGTCCCTTGCCGTATACGGCAGTGATTAAGTTTGCGCATCGATCAGGTGACCTGAGCAGATGGAAGAATACGACTCTGGCTGAACTGCAACGTCTGCCGGAGGTTGAAACGGTTCGTTCCAGCAGCCTGAAGGATGAAGTTAGTCGGGCATGGCAGAAATTTTCCAGTTCGGTAACTGTTCCGGTTCTGGTTTTCTTAGTGCTTATTCTTTCCATTGCGGTGGGAAACACCATGAAGCTATCGCTCATCAGCAGGCAAGACGAAATAGAAATACTCAAGCTGGTGGGTGCCAAAAACTGGTATATTCGAACTCCCCTTCTTGTTGGCGGGGCACTGCTTGGCAGTGTTGGTGGTATGCTTGGTATTCTTGGCTTATATGCAACATGGTGGAACCTTAAAGATACGTTTAATTTTGCTCCGCTTCATTGGGAACTCCAATTCCTGCCTGTAGACCAAGCATTATTACTGGTGCTTATTCCGATGTGTGTCGGATGTATCAGTAGCTGGGTTGCTGTACGTAACTAA
- the ilvD gene encoding dihydroxy-acid dehydratase has protein sequence MRSKKMTGGLEKAPHRSLLYALGLTREEISRPLVGVVNAANEVVPGHIHLDTIANAVKAGIRAAGGTPMEFPAIAVCDGLAMNHEGMRFSLPSRELIADSIEIMATAHPFDALVFIPNCDKSVPGMLMAMLRMNIPSVLVSGGPMAAGTTKGGGGADLINVFEGVGQVKLGKMTEEELEDLSETACPGCGSCAGMFTANSMNCLSETIGLALPGNGTTPATSAARVRLAKTAGFKVMELLEKNICPRDIVTEASVSNAIAADMALGCSTNTVLHLPAVFREANLDISLELFDKVSKKTPNLCKLSPAGDQYIQDLHRAGGIPAVLSELRKKDALNLDVMTVTGKTLGENLTEMKAANCDPTVIRPIEEPYSEEGGIAILYGSLAPQGAVVKQSAVAPEMMVRTANARVFNSEEEAFEAIMGQKINKDDAVIIRYEGPKGGPGMREMLSPTAAIAGIGLGADVALITDGRFSGGTRGAAIGHVSPEAADGGMIAFVEEGDQIEINIPERKLNLLVDEATIEERKNGWKPLEKEVTSPLLKRYSRMVKSAASGAVYK, from the coding sequence ATGCGTAGTAAAAAAATGACAGGCGGCCTTGAAAAAGCACCGCATCGCTCCTTACTGTATGCTCTCGGGCTTACACGCGAAGAAATTTCCCGCCCGCTTGTGGGTGTTGTTAACGCAGCCAACGAGGTGGTTCCCGGTCATATTCATCTGGATACCATCGCAAATGCTGTAAAAGCCGGCATCCGTGCTGCTGGCGGTACTCCTATGGAGTTTCCTGCTATCGCGGTATGTGACGGGCTTGCCATGAACCACGAGGGCATGCGCTTCTCACTTCCAAGTCGCGAACTTATCGCAGATTCTATTGAAATCATGGCGACAGCGCATCCGTTTGACGCTCTTGTATTTATCCCGAACTGTGACAAATCCGTTCCGGGTATGCTTATGGCGATGCTGCGTATGAACATTCCGTCCGTTCTTGTTAGTGGTGGACCAATGGCAGCTGGTACAACCAAAGGCGGCGGTGGTGCTGATCTTATCAACGTATTTGAAGGCGTTGGTCAGGTGAAGCTCGGTAAAATGACAGAAGAAGAACTGGAAGATCTTTCCGAGACTGCATGTCCGGGCTGTGGTTCTTGTGCTGGTATGTTTACCGCAAACTCTATGAACTGCCTTTCTGAAACCATCGGTCTTGCGCTGCCGGGTAACGGAACTACTCCAGCAACTTCTGCTGCGCGTGTTCGTCTCGCAAAAACTGCTGGTTTCAAGGTTATGGAACTGCTTGAAAAGAACATTTGTCCGCGTGACATTGTGACAGAAGCCTCTGTTTCGAACGCAATTGCTGCAGACATGGCACTTGGTTGTTCCACTAATACTGTTCTGCACTTACCAGCTGTGTTCCGTGAAGCGAACCTCGATATTTCACTCGAGCTTTTTGATAAGGTCAGCAAAAAAACACCTAACCTCTGTAAGCTTTCTCCAGCAGGTGATCAGTACATTCAGGATCTCCACAGAGCAGGTGGTATCCCAGCTGTTCTTTCCGAGCTGCGTAAAAAAGATGCGCTTAATCTCGACGTAATGACCGTTACAGGTAAAACCCTCGGTGAAAACCTTACTGAAATGAAGGCTGCCAACTGTGACCCGACTGTTATCCGTCCAATCGAAGAACCATATTCAGAAGAAGGTGGTATCGCGATCCTTTACGGTTCCCTTGCTCCTCAAGGCGCAGTTGTTAAACAGTCTGCCGTAGCTCCAGAAATGATGGTACGCACCGCAAACGCACGTGTGTTCAACTCTGAAGAAGAAGCATTCGAAGCCATCATGGGACAGAAAATTAATAAAGATGATGCAGTTATTATCCGCTACGAAGGCCCAAAAGGCGGTCCTGGTATGCGCGAAATGTTGTCACCAACAGCTGCAATTGCCGGTATCGGTCTTGGTGCAGACGTTGCGCTTATCACAGATGGTCGTTTCTCCGGTGGTACCCGTGGGGCCGCAATCGGTCACGTTTCTCCGGAAGCAGCAGATGGCGGCATGATTGCATTCGTGGAAGAAGGTGATCAGATTGAGATTAATATTCCAGAGCGTAAACTGAACTTGCTTGTAGACGAAGCAACCATTGAAGAGCGCAAAAATGGCTGGAAGCCTCTTGAAAAAGAGGTCACTTCTCCGTTGCTCAAGCGCTACAGCCGTATGGTAAAAAGTGCTGCTTCTGGAGCTGTGTATAAATAA
- a CDS encoding TRAP transporter large permease, giving the protein MTFLLFTMLILLFCLNVPIAVAVGLSAVIAFIIDGNMNMILITQRLYAGADSFPLMAVPLFMIAGQLMGAGGISRRIVNFADSLVGHLSGGLAAVSVVSAMFFAGISGSAAADTAAVGAILIPSMVRRGYTPAFSGAVQAAAGSIGVIIPPSIPMIIFGVLTGASIGKLFAAGILPGVLMGLSLIGVCVWNAKRTETEDSTIKRTFSMTYAGKAFSSAIWALGAPFIIIGGILGGVFTATESAAVAVVYALFVGMFIHKEITLKDLPTLFISASITSSVVMFIICAASIFSWYMAIQDIPATIASSILSLTDNKIILLLLINLLLLIAGTILETTAALILFVPVLVPMLPTLGIDPVQLGAIVVVNLAIGMLTPPLGVCTIVACSLARTRIGTLAKAIVPFLTVLLLDLLLITFWAPLTTYLPNLFFK; this is encoded by the coding sequence ATGACATTCCTCCTCTTCACCATGCTCATTCTTCTCTTCTGCCTGAACGTACCAATAGCTGTCGCCGTTGGACTCAGCGCTGTTATCGCTTTCATCATTGACGGTAATATGAACATGATCCTCATCACTCAGCGCCTCTACGCCGGAGCAGATTCTTTCCCACTCATGGCGGTACCGTTATTCATGATCGCAGGCCAACTTATGGGCGCTGGCGGAATATCCAGGCGTATTGTTAACTTTGCAGACTCCCTCGTAGGACACCTCTCAGGCGGACTTGCAGCCGTGTCCGTTGTATCTGCCATGTTCTTCGCCGGAATCTCGGGTTCTGCCGCAGCGGATACTGCAGCCGTGGGCGCAATCCTTATTCCGTCCATGGTACGACGCGGCTACACTCCTGCATTTTCCGGAGCAGTACAAGCTGCAGCAGGCTCAATTGGCGTTATCATTCCGCCATCAATCCCTATGATCATTTTCGGCGTGCTTACAGGGGCCTCAATCGGAAAACTATTTGCTGCAGGCATTCTTCCCGGCGTCCTCATGGGGCTTAGCCTTATCGGTGTCTGTGTCTGGAATGCAAAACGTACAGAAACAGAAGACAGCACAATCAAACGCACCTTCTCCATGACCTACGCTGGCAAAGCATTTTCATCAGCAATCTGGGCGCTCGGTGCGCCGTTCATCATAATTGGTGGTATCCTTGGTGGCGTATTCACAGCTACAGAGTCTGCCGCAGTAGCCGTTGTCTACGCCTTGTTCGTCGGCATGTTCATCCACAAAGAGATCACTCTGAAGGATCTACCGACCCTGTTCATCTCCGCCAGCATCACCTCAAGCGTCGTTATGTTTATCATCTGCGCTGCATCCATCTTCTCATGGTACATGGCGATTCAAGACATCCCTGCGACCATCGCGTCCTCAATTCTGTCCCTCACAGACAACAAAATTATCCTCCTGTTGCTCATCAACCTACTTCTTCTCATCGCAGGGACAATCTTAGAAACAACCGCCGCACTCATCCTTTTCGTTCCAGTACTCGTGCCTATGCTCCCGACACTCGGTATCGATCCAGTTCAGCTTGGCGCAATCGTCGTTGTTAACCTTGCGATCGGCATGCTCACCCCACCACTGGGCGTATGCACCATTGTCGCATGTTCTCTAGCGCGCACCCGTATAGGAACACTCGCTAAGGCAATTGTTCCTTTTCTCACCGTGCTGCTTCTTGACCTTCTGCTCATTACCTTCTGGGCTCCATTAACAACCTACCTTCCAAATTTATTCTTTAAATAA
- a CDS encoding TRAP transporter small permease — protein MLRTIASVVMAVSNGLDTACRWLLCTCGMAMAIVTAAQVFFRYVLNNSLFWSEELGRVLLIQLTFFGAAVALKAHAHIGLDFMIRNLSEKGRKYPALLVQLLSSVFFFVMMWYGFQFALFLKLQSTATLGISRMIPFLAIPVSGAIMLIHSLSCFFEILELTPQPDSFSETVHTGCTMSHDEEI, from the coding sequence ATGCTCCGCACCATCGCCTCTGTTGTTATGGCTGTAAGTAATGGCCTGGATACTGCCTGCCGCTGGCTTTTATGTACATGCGGTATGGCTATGGCTATTGTCACCGCCGCACAGGTCTTCTTCCGCTACGTTCTCAACAACTCCCTGTTCTGGTCAGAAGAACTTGGACGCGTGCTACTTATTCAACTTACATTCTTTGGTGCAGCAGTTGCGCTTAAAGCCCATGCACACATAGGGCTGGACTTCATGATACGGAACCTCTCAGAGAAAGGACGCAAGTACCCAGCATTGCTCGTGCAGCTCCTTAGCTCTGTCTTTTTCTTTGTCATGATGTGGTACGGATTCCAGTTTGCCCTATTTCTTAAATTGCAATCCACTGCAACTCTAGGCATATCACGCATGATCCCGTTCCTTGCCATCCCTGTCAGCGGAGCAATTATGCTCATCCATTCCCTGTCATGTTTTTTCGAAATCTTAGAACTCACACCACAACCGGATTCATTCTCAGAAACTGTACATACAGGCTGCACAATGTCACACGATGAGGAGATATAA
- a CDS encoding TRAP transporter substrate-binding protein: MKFTRFFALVIAIVCFAVPAIAAKQVQLAVVTKPGSAQYVAAEKFAELINKRSNGEYTIKVYHSGSLGKETEILQQVQLGAIQMAIVTLGPFDTFVPEIKAVAFPFLFKDFETADRVLDGPVGKEALDSLKQAGFKGLHFSENGFRNLSNNRGPIHSASDVKGLKLRVMQSTFHKELWRTLDANPTPMGWPIYSELQQGTIDGQENPLWVFDEYKLYEVQKYLALTGHVYSVHIDIANLQWFESLPKETQAMFLTAMHDAAVFQRKVNREKEAQYLVTLKEKGMIIDEHPDINSFREKVKPMKNMDMYKEPKTRALLNKLLDATK, from the coding sequence ATGAAATTTACAAGATTTTTTGCTCTCGTTATCGCGATTGTTTGCTTCGCGGTTCCAGCAATAGCAGCGAAACAAGTGCAGCTCGCAGTTGTCACAAAGCCGGGGTCTGCACAGTACGTAGCAGCTGAAAAATTTGCTGAACTCATTAACAAGCGTTCAAACGGAGAATACACCATTAAGGTGTACCACTCCGGTTCACTTGGGAAAGAAACAGAAATCTTGCAGCAGGTTCAGCTTGGTGCAATTCAAATGGCAATTGTAACTCTTGGACCTTTCGACACATTTGTTCCAGAAATTAAGGCCGTAGCATTTCCATTTCTTTTTAAAGACTTCGAAACAGCAGATCGCGTTCTCGACGGCCCAGTGGGCAAAGAAGCACTCGACTCATTGAAGCAAGCCGGTTTTAAAGGCTTGCATTTCTCTGAAAACGGCTTCCGCAACCTTTCCAACAACCGTGGTCCTATCCACTCTGCAAGCGATGTAAAAGGGCTGAAGCTTCGCGTTATGCAGTCCACTTTCCACAAAGAATTGTGGCGCACCCTTGATGCAAACCCTACTCCAATGGGCTGGCCTATTTATTCAGAACTCCAGCAGGGCACCATTGATGGTCAGGAAAATCCGCTGTGGGTATTTGATGAGTACAAACTTTACGAAGTGCAAAAATACCTCGCGCTTACCGGACATGTATACTCTGTTCATATTGACATTGCCAATCTTCAGTGGTTCGAATCATTGCCAAAAGAAACTCAGGCAATGTTCTTAACCGCCATGCACGATGCTGCTGTTTTCCAGCGAAAAGTAAACCGCGAAAAAGAAGCACAGTACCTCGTTACCCTTAAAGAAAAAGGAATGATCATTGACGAACATCCCGATATCAATTCATTTCGCGAGAAAGTGAAGCCTATGAAGAACATGGACATGTACAAAGAGCCGAAAACCCGCGCTCTGCTAAACAAGCTTCTCGACGCCACAAAGTAA
- a CDS encoding MerR family transcriptional regulator, with the protein MSQMPLTHKRIARILGVSETTVKSYRRKFPDCIPVASKGKPIQFTEEALEVCRIIRDLFSSGLSVEETHVRLAELFDFISPPAFEEPEEENEVVEVVLPDDYKQAMSSLATSMVNLSLKQEQMLKKMSVIESRLQQLGLADVSAATPSSDPVLAELQALTERTEALWSAVSKLSSSDVTSEQDGSCQQFDEQAQKAKVHRLVPLREVISHDPPRKILTMPLLIQESEGVYTPLHGRGNSRITLNDLRASLMTHFVDEDAYTIRWSENNSGWQLDLLQERAQVPHNICLTMAQTSTLRGSVMVIKDMTTNGHEITPGALQDFISDVYSR; encoded by the coding sequence ATGAGCCAGATGCCTTTGACTCACAAACGAATCGCCCGAATTCTGGGTGTTTCTGAGACAACAGTTAAAAGTTACAGACGCAAATTTCCAGATTGCATCCCTGTAGCAAGCAAGGGAAAGCCTATTCAGTTTACCGAAGAGGCTCTCGAGGTATGTCGTATAATACGCGACTTATTTAGCTCCGGTCTTTCAGTCGAAGAAACGCACGTGCGTCTTGCCGAGCTTTTTGACTTTATTTCTCCGCCGGCATTTGAGGAGCCTGAGGAAGAAAATGAAGTTGTAGAAGTGGTGTTGCCTGATGACTATAAGCAGGCGATGAGTAGTCTTGCTACGAGCATGGTGAATCTTTCTTTAAAACAGGAACAGATGTTGAAAAAAATGAGTGTGATAGAGTCGCGCTTGCAGCAGCTAGGGCTTGCCGATGTGAGCGCCGCTACCCCGTCATCTGACCCTGTGCTTGCCGAGCTTCAAGCATTAACGGAACGCACTGAAGCTTTGTGGAGTGCCGTTTCGAAATTATCTTCTTCCGATGTTACTTCTGAGCAGGATGGTTCTTGTCAGCAGTTTGATGAGCAGGCCCAGAAAGCCAAAGTGCATCGTCTGGTCCCATTGCGAGAAGTTATTTCGCATGATCCACCACGCAAGATTTTGACTATGCCGCTTCTTATTCAGGAAAGTGAAGGAGTGTACACTCCATTGCATGGACGAGGTAATAGCCGTATTACTTTGAACGACCTACGCGCTTCTTTAATGACTCATTTTGTTGATGAGGATGCTTATACTATCCGTTGGTCAGAAAATAACTCCGGCTGGCAGCTTGATCTGTTGCAGGAACGGGCGCAGGTGCCACATAATATATGTTTGACCATGGCACAGACTTCTACACTGCGCGGTTCTGTGATGGTAATTAAAGATATGACCACAAACGGTCATGAGATTACCCCTGGTGCGCTGCAAGATTTTATTTCTGATGTATACTCTCGGTAG
- a CDS encoding MOSC domain-containing protein, producing MGQVLAICVSKKKGEQKKPVYSAILIEEHGIEGDAHAGSGRQVSLLAVESVDKMRHKLPTLKAGDFAENLLVSGFPITFLRVGQQFSIGSTLLELTQIGKKCHSKCEIHKAVGFCVMPTEGIFARVLKGGEIKTGDEIALIS from the coding sequence ATGGGACAAGTTTTAGCTATTTGTGTGAGCAAGAAAAAGGGCGAACAGAAAAAGCCTGTATATTCTGCAATACTTATCGAAGAGCATGGAATCGAAGGTGATGCGCATGCAGGCAGTGGCAGACAGGTTAGTTTGCTTGCTGTTGAGAGCGTGGATAAAATGCGCCATAAATTGCCTACATTGAAAGCTGGTGATTTTGCAGAAAACTTACTTGTAAGCGGATTTCCAATTACTTTTTTACGCGTAGGGCAACAGTTTTCCATTGGTTCCACCTTACTTGAGCTGACACAGATTGGGAAGAAGTGTCATTCGAAATGTGAAATTCATAAGGCTGTTGGTTTCTGTGTGATGCCAACTGAGGGGATTTTTGCACGAGTCCTTAAGGGCGGTGAGATTAAGACAGGTGATGAAATAGCTCTTATATCGTAA